From a single Flavobacterium sp. genomic region:
- a CDS encoding response regulator transcription factor → MHILIIEDEKGIVDFLKQGLEEENYTVSTAFDGVDGLQKALELPVDLILLDWMLPKMQGIEVCRSIRNQNITIPILFLTAKDTVQETIEGLKAGANDYIKKPFSFEELLERIKIHFRAKDEAKIVTLGNITIDKSKFQVFVDNNEVSLTHREYELLEYLIKNKGNVCTRNKIIEDVWDIHFEYDTGVIDVFMNAIRKKLNLTKDQDLIKTIRGVGYIANDN, encoded by the coding sequence ATGCACATTTTAATAATTGAAGATGAAAAAGGGATTGTTGATTTTCTGAAGCAAGGTTTAGAAGAAGAAAATTATACTGTTTCTACAGCCTTTGATGGTGTTGATGGATTGCAAAAAGCATTAGAACTTCCTGTGGATTTAATTTTGCTAGATTGGATGTTGCCAAAAATGCAAGGAATTGAAGTGTGTCGTAGTATTAGAAATCAAAATATAACGATACCGATTTTATTTTTAACGGCTAAAGACACGGTACAAGAGACTATTGAAGGACTAAAAGCTGGTGCTAATGATTACATCAAAAAACCATTTTCTTTTGAAGAGCTTTTGGAACGAATTAAAATTCATTTTAGAGCAAAAGACGAAGCAAAAATTGTAACTTTGGGTAACATTACAATTGATAAATCTAAATTTCAAGTCTTTGTTGATAATAACGAAGTTTCATTAACGCATCGTGAATACGAATTATTAGAATATCTTATAAAAAATAAAGGAAACGTTTGCACTAGAAACAAAATTATTGAAGATGTTTGGGATATTCATTTTGAATATGATACGGGTGTCATTGATGTTTTTATGAATGCCATTCGAAAAAAACTGAATTTAACCAAAGACCAAGATTTAATCAAAACCATTAGAGGAGTAGGATATATTGCAAACGATAATTAG
- a CDS encoding cation diffusion facilitator family transporter, producing MSKTETAVKATYFSIIGNTLLALIKGITGYFGNSYAMIADAIESTADIFASFLVLFGIKYSNRPADENHPYGHGRAEPLITFLVVGFLITSATVIAYESFYNIGTPHELPKPFTLYVLGAIILWKEISFQIVMKKSIESNSSSLKADAWHHRSDAITSVAAFIGISIALYFGKGYESADDWAALLASFLILYNSYKIFRPALGEIMDEHLYHDLEAEIKTISQTVSGVICIEKCFIRKAGMKYHVDLHVMVDGNKSVKEGHDIAHILKDTLRNKLMDLGHVLIHIEPNFETIVR from the coding sequence ATGTCAAAAACCGAAACAGCTGTAAAAGCCACTTATTTTAGCATTATAGGAAATACTTTATTAGCTTTAATAAAAGGAATAACAGGCTATTTTGGTAATTCATATGCCATGATTGCCGATGCCATAGAATCAACAGCTGATATTTTTGCCTCTTTTTTAGTGCTTTTTGGAATCAAATATTCCAATCGTCCTGCCGACGAAAATCATCCGTATGGCCATGGAAGAGCAGAACCTTTGATTACGTTTTTAGTGGTTGGTTTTTTAATTACTTCGGCTACGGTTATAGCTTATGAAAGTTTTTATAATATTGGAACACCTCATGAACTTCCAAAACCTTTCACACTTTATGTGCTAGGAGCTATCATTCTATGGAAAGAAATTTCGTTCCAAATTGTCATGAAAAAAAGCATCGAATCCAATAGCAGTTCGCTAAAAGCCGACGCTTGGCATCACAGAAGCGACGCTATAACATCAGTTGCAGCATTTATTGGTATTTCTATTGCATTGTATTTTGGAAAAGGTTACGAATCGGCTGATGATTGGGCTGCTTTATTGGCTTCATTTTTAATATTATACAATTCCTATAAAATATTTAGACCTGCTTTAGGTGAAATCATGGACGAACATTTATACCACGATTTAGAAGCCGAGATTAAAACCATTTCTCAAACGGTTTCAGGGGTTATATGTATTGAAAAATGCTTTATTAGAAAAGCAGGAATGAAATATCATGTAGATTTGCATGTAATGGTAGATGGCAATAAATCGGTTAAAGAAGGCCATGATATTGCGCATATTTTAAAAGATACACTACGAAATAAATTAATGGATTTAGGTCATGTTTTAATTCATATTGAGCCTAATTTTGAAACTATTGTACGTTAA
- a CDS encoding HAMP domain-containing sensor histidine kinase: protein MIAIVFLSIFTIVKYSVNQHINEEIQEELYKHLDDVSTDSNDTYLIQVDQWRAREHNSISVNPVFVEFYDTNKQLIDKSPNLKNSNIQLLAANQNNKFTDTKLNGIPIRQIQTGIINKDQVVGYLVVAMSLEDFEIVQILKNILLISYPLILILLFLIARFLAGRSIKPVSTIIDTSSQITKDNLKSRIPLPINKDELFVLSHNINNLLDRVENAIEREKQFTSDASHELRTPLAVIKGTMEVLIRKPRNQHEYEEKINFCISEVNRLNHMVDQLLLLARFENQKQNIKNETIYLNAIILDNLTRFSEKIESKKIKIITSFSDDYYIQSDNYLVSIIISNLLSNAIKYSDSTGEIRIKLSQNEHHITFSISDNGIGIAPDDMNKIFNSFYRSDVINHAQIKGTGLGLSIVKRLCDLLKFEISVDSKLNVGTTFSLSFSLAKLK, encoded by the coding sequence TTGATTGCAATAGTTTTTCTATCCATTTTTACGATTGTAAAATATAGTGTAAATCAACACATTAATGAGGAAATACAAGAGGAATTATACAAACACTTAGACGATGTTTCTACCGATTCAAATGACACTTATTTAATTCAGGTAGATCAATGGCGTGCTAGAGAGCATAATTCAATTAGTGTGAATCCAGTGTTTGTTGAGTTTTATGATACAAATAAGCAACTCATTGATAAATCTCCGAATTTAAAAAATTCTAATATTCAATTATTAGCTGCTAATCAAAATAATAAGTTTACTGATACCAAGCTTAATGGAATTCCTATTCGTCAAATTCAAACGGGTATTATAAATAAAGATCAAGTTGTTGGTTACCTAGTAGTTGCCATGTCTTTAGAAGACTTTGAAATTGTTCAAATTCTTAAAAACATCTTATTAATTTCATATCCGTTAATTTTAATTTTACTCTTTTTAATTGCTCGTTTTTTAGCGGGAAGAAGCATTAAACCTGTTAGTACCATAATTGATACATCGAGTCAAATTACAAAAGACAATTTAAAATCACGTATTCCGCTTCCCATCAATAAAGATGAATTATTTGTGTTATCGCATAATATTAATAACCTTTTGGATAGGGTTGAAAATGCCATTGAACGCGAAAAACAATTTACTTCTGATGCTTCCCACGAATTAAGAACTCCTTTGGCAGTCATAAAAGGCACCATGGAAGTTTTAATACGAAAACCAAGAAATCAGCACGAATATGAAGAGAAAATAAATTTTTGTATTTCAGAAGTGAATCGATTGAACCACATGGTGGATCAATTATTGCTTTTGGCTCGATTTGAAAATCAAAAGCAAAATATTAAAAATGAAACCATTTATTTAAATGCCATTATTTTAGACAATCTAACGCGTTTTTCAGAGAAGATTGAAAGTAAAAAAATAAAAATTATCACTTCTTTTTCAGATGATTATTATATTCAATCCGACAATTATCTCGTTTCAATTATAATAAGTAATTTACTTTCAAATGCTATAAAATATTCAGATAGTACTGGGGAAATTCGAATTAAACTATCGCAAAATGAACACCATATTACTTTTTCAATATCCGATAACGGAATAGGAATTGCTCCTGACGATATGAATAAAATTTTCAATTCGTTTTACCGTTCAGATGTTATTAATCATGCGCAAATAAAAGGAACTGGACTTGGTTTATCTATTGTAAAAAGGCTTTGTGATTTATTGAAATTTGAAATTTCAGTTGATAGTAAATTAAACGTTGGTACCACTTTTAGTTTAAGTTTTTCTTTAGCCAAACTTAAGTAG